The following proteins are co-located in the Thermus thermophilus HB8 genome:
- the purU gene encoding formyltetrahydrofolate deformylase, with amino-acid sequence MEEARLLVTCPDRPGIVAAVSGFLYAHGANITDLQQHSTDPEGGTFFMRVAFTASHLDLARPALERAFQEVVASRFQMQWRLAYASERKRTAILVSKPAHALLELLWRYRVGELPMELRLVISNHPDHREEVERFGIPYHHVPVEKGRKEEAEERILALLEAEGVELVVLARYMQILSPGFVERFPMRIINIHHSFLPAFAGADPYRQAYERGVKLIGATAHYVTEELDQGPIIEQDVVRVSHRHSVREMKRLGRELERTVLARAVRWHLEDRILVHENRTVVFV; translated from the coding sequence ATGGAGGAGGCGAGGCTTCTCGTCACCTGTCCGGACCGGCCCGGCATCGTGGCCGCCGTGAGCGGTTTCCTCTACGCCCATGGGGCCAACATCACCGATCTGCAGCAGCACTCCACCGACCCCGAGGGGGGGACCTTCTTCATGCGGGTGGCCTTCACCGCCTCCCACCTGGACCTGGCCCGCCCCGCCCTGGAAAGGGCCTTCCAGGAGGTGGTGGCGAGCCGCTTCCAGATGCAGTGGCGCCTGGCTTACGCCTCCGAGAGGAAGCGGACGGCCATCCTCGTCTCCAAGCCCGCCCACGCCCTCTTGGAGCTCCTTTGGCGCTACCGGGTGGGAGAGCTTCCCATGGAGCTCCGCCTGGTCATCTCCAACCACCCCGACCACCGGGAGGAGGTGGAGCGCTTCGGCATCCCCTACCACCACGTGCCCGTGGAGAAGGGCAGGAAGGAGGAGGCGGAGGAGAGGATCCTCGCCCTTTTGGAGGCGGAGGGGGTGGAGCTTGTGGTCCTCGCCCGCTACATGCAGATCCTCTCCCCCGGCTTCGTGGAGCGCTTCCCCATGCGCATCATCAACATCCACCACTCCTTCCTTCCCGCCTTCGCCGGGGCCGACCCCTACCGCCAGGCCTACGAGCGGGGCGTGAAGCTCATCGGGGCCACGGCCCACTACGTCACCGAGGAGCTGGACCAGGGCCCCATCATTGAGCAGGACGTGGTGCGGGTCTCCCACCGCCACTCGGTGCGGGAGATGAAGCGCCTTGGGCGGGAGCTGGAACGCACCGTCTTGGCCCGGGCGGTGCGCTGGCACCTGGAGGACCGGATCCTGGTCCACGAGAACCGCACCGTGGTCTTCGTCTAA
- a CDS encoding GNAT family N-acetyltransferase — protein MGLWEKAPLRLRRYLVYRREGGWPPLALGPSVTVERLEKGLPLGLPEEVWADGRVYPLARTLEGYLALGHPGVVLRVEGRYAGHLFLRPPGTPPPPHLPWGFLPEPLPWAYGAFVRPEYRGRGLIRHALVALGRGWEEVYAEVRPENLPARRSLEALGFRPVGWLEVLILGVPKVRWWRFARFRAAREGAP, from the coding sequence ATGGGGCTTTGGGAGAAGGCGCCCCTCAGGCTTAGGCGCTACCTCGTCTACCGCCGCGAGGGGGGGTGGCCCCCCCTCGCCTTGGGGCCCTCCGTAACGGTGGAGCGGCTGGAGAAGGGCCTACCCCTCGGGCTTCCCGAGGAGGTCTGGGCCGACGGCCGGGTCTATCCCCTGGCCCGGACCCTCGAGGGCTACCTGGCCCTCGGCCACCCCGGGGTGGTCCTCCGGGTGGAGGGGCGGTACGCGGGCCACCTCTTCCTCCGCCCTCCGGGCACCCCACCCCCGCCCCACCTCCCCTGGGGCTTCCTCCCGGAGCCCCTGCCCTGGGCCTACGGGGCCTTTGTGCGCCCGGAGTACCGGGGACGGGGCCTCATCCGCCACGCTTTGGTGGCCCTGGGGAGGGGGTGGGAGGAGGTGTACGCCGAGGTCCGGCCGGAAAACCTCCCCGCCCGGAGGAGCCTCGAGGCCCTGGGCTTCCGCCCCGTGGGGTGGCTCGAGGTCCTGATCCTCGGGGTGCCCAAGGTGCGCTGGTGGCGCTTCGCCCGCTTCAGGGCGGCCAGAGAAGGCGCGCCCTGA
- a CDS encoding site-2 protease family protein, with the protein MFQHGIFLFRLAGIPVHLDLSFLLVLPLWALYIGRNLPHYFALLGLPQDPRLLQGPYPFLLGLLAATGLFLSVLLHEVGHALAARRYGVATRRITLWLLGGVAQMERIPREPMKELVIALAGPLVSLLLFLLFRTLPWEAGALGFLGRYLALVNLGLALFNLLPALPLDGGRVYRALLALRKPYLQATRQAVALSQALAWALGLFGLLVLNPLLVLIAFFVYMASRADAEATLLAQALEGLKVKDLMTPNPIVLPPDLPVGEALALALRHKVSGFPVVAEGRILGVVGLEGLEGANPLDPVARHLLPPLLLSPEEDALTALERMAERGYARALVVEGDRLLGVLSKTDLLRAFQVRLLGLSHLDRPKGPE; encoded by the coding sequence GTGTTCCAGCACGGGATCTTCCTCTTCCGCCTGGCGGGGATCCCCGTCCACCTGGACCTCTCCTTCCTCCTCGTCCTCCCCTTGTGGGCCCTATACATCGGGCGGAACCTGCCCCACTACTTCGCCCTCCTCGGCCTCCCCCAGGACCCCCGCCTCCTCCAGGGCCCCTACCCCTTCCTCCTCGGCCTCCTCGCCGCCACGGGCCTCTTCCTCTCCGTCCTCCTCCACGAGGTCGGCCACGCCCTGGCGGCGAGGCGGTACGGGGTGGCGACCCGGCGGATCACCCTCTGGCTCCTGGGCGGCGTGGCCCAGATGGAAAGGATCCCCAGGGAGCCTATGAAGGAGCTCGTCATCGCCCTGGCGGGGCCTCTGGTGAGCCTCCTCCTCTTCCTCCTCTTCCGGACCCTCCCCTGGGAGGCGGGGGCCTTGGGCTTCCTCGGCCGCTACCTCGCCCTGGTGAACCTGGGCCTCGCCCTCTTCAACCTCCTCCCCGCCCTGCCCCTGGACGGCGGGAGGGTCTACCGGGCGCTCCTCGCCCTGAGGAAGCCTTACCTCCAGGCCACGCGCCAGGCCGTGGCCCTGAGCCAGGCCCTGGCCTGGGCCCTCGGCCTCTTCGGCCTCCTCGTCCTGAACCCCCTCCTCGTCCTCATCGCCTTCTTCGTCTACATGGCCTCGAGGGCCGACGCCGAGGCCACCCTCCTGGCCCAGGCCCTGGAGGGCCTAAAGGTGAAGGACCTGATGACCCCAAACCCCATCGTCCTCCCCCCGGACCTGCCCGTGGGGGAGGCCCTGGCCCTGGCCCTGCGCCACAAGGTCTCCGGCTTTCCCGTGGTGGCGGAGGGCCGCATCCTGGGGGTGGTGGGCCTCGAGGGCCTGGAGGGGGCGAACCCCCTGGACCCCGTGGCCCGCCACCTCCTTCCCCCCCTCCTCCTCTCCCCCGAGGAGGACGCCCTTACCGCCCTGGAGCGCATGGCGGAACGCGGGTACGCCCGGGCGCTGGTGGTGGAGGGGGACCGGCTTCTCGGCGTCCTCAGCAAGACCGACCTCCTCCGCGCCTTCCAGGTGCGGCTTCTGGGACTTTCCCACCTTGACAGGCCTAAGGGGCCCGAATAA
- the rraA gene encoding ribonuclease E activity regulator RraA → MEARTTDLSDLYPEGEALPMVFKSFGGRARFAGRVRTLRVFEDNALVRKVLEEEGAGQVLFVDGGGSLRTALLGGNLARLAWEKGWAGVVVHGAVRDTEELREVPIGLLALAATPKKSAKEGKGEVDVPLKVLGVEVLPGSFLLADEDGLLLLPEPPSGVRSGG, encoded by the coding sequence ATGGAGGCGCGCACCACGGACCTCTCCGACCTTTACCCGGAGGGCGAGGCCCTCCCCATGGTCTTCAAAAGCTTCGGCGGAAGAGCCCGTTTCGCCGGGCGGGTCAGGACCCTCAGGGTCTTTGAGGACAACGCCCTGGTGCGGAAGGTCCTGGAGGAAGAGGGCGCAGGCCAGGTCCTCTTCGTGGACGGGGGCGGCTCTTTGCGCACCGCCCTCCTCGGGGGCAACCTGGCCCGCCTGGCCTGGGAAAAGGGGTGGGCCGGGGTGGTGGTCCACGGGGCGGTGCGGGACACGGAGGAGCTTAGGGAGGTGCCCATCGGCCTCCTCGCCCTCGCCGCCACCCCCAAAAAAAGCGCCAAGGAGGGCAAGGGGGAGGTGGACGTGCCCCTTAAGGTTCTCGGGGTAGAGGTGCTTCCGGGAAGCTTTCTTCTTGCGGACGAGGACGGGCTTCTCCTCCTCCCCGAGCCCCCGAGCGGCGTCCGAAGCGGCGGATGA
- a CDS encoding MFS transporter: MLALALLKDPGYRSYWLALFASQMGTWMQAAAQGWLVLLLTGSAERLGLVVALQFLPSLLFSLPAGVLADRYPKRDLLRFTQGGMTLLALAMAFLVYTGWVRYGHVLLFAFLYGALNAMDQPVRQSFTVELAGKERYPGAIALNSFGFNTSRLVGPAVAGFLIAFYGVGAAYLANALSFLPILWVLSRLPRGEGNGVVQGRWWTEALEGIRFVLGHPVVRRVVGLILFATLLGMNFQTLVPAYARLVLGLSATGYGFLLSSVGVGAILAALIMAFTGRPRPWRLVLGLFALALAHLGLALKLPGLVPLFLAVGGFGMISVLINANTLVQLSVPDRLRGRVMAVYSLVMLGTGPLGAYLTGFLFEALGGRRAALVLGLALLAVGAFQLLRPWPRDASPQA; this comes from the coding sequence GTGCTGGCGCTCGCCCTTCTCAAAGACCCCGGGTACCGGAGCTACTGGCTCGCCCTCTTCGCCTCCCAGATGGGCACCTGGATGCAGGCCGCGGCCCAGGGCTGGCTCGTCTTGCTCCTTACGGGAAGCGCCGAGCGGCTCGGCCTCGTGGTGGCCCTCCAGTTTCTGCCCTCCCTCCTCTTTTCCCTGCCCGCCGGGGTCCTGGCCGACCGCTACCCCAAGCGGGACCTCCTCCGCTTCACCCAGGGGGGGATGACCCTCCTCGCCCTGGCCATGGCCTTCTTGGTCTACACGGGCTGGGTGCGGTACGGGCACGTCCTCCTCTTCGCCTTCCTCTACGGGGCCCTGAACGCCATGGACCAGCCCGTGCGCCAGAGCTTCACCGTGGAGCTCGCGGGGAAGGAGCGCTACCCCGGGGCCATCGCCTTGAACTCCTTCGGCTTCAACACGAGCCGCCTCGTGGGGCCCGCCGTCGCGGGCTTCCTCATCGCCTTCTACGGCGTGGGGGCCGCTTACCTCGCCAACGCCCTGTCCTTCCTGCCCATCCTCTGGGTGCTCTCCCGCCTGCCTCGAGGCGAGGGGAACGGGGTCGTCCAGGGACGCTGGTGGACGGAGGCCCTGGAGGGGATCCGGTTCGTCCTGGGGCACCCCGTGGTGCGGCGGGTGGTGGGCTTGATCCTCTTCGCCACCCTTTTGGGCATGAACTTCCAGACCCTGGTGCCGGCCTACGCCCGCCTCGTCCTCGGCCTTTCCGCCACGGGGTACGGCTTCCTCCTCTCCAGCGTGGGCGTGGGGGCGATCCTCGCCGCCTTGATCATGGCCTTCACCGGCAGGCCCAGGCCCTGGCGCCTCGTCCTCGGCCTCTTCGCCCTGGCCCTGGCCCACCTGGGCCTCGCCCTGAAGCTTCCCGGCCTCGTGCCGCTCTTCCTCGCCGTGGGGGGCTTCGGGATGATCTCCGTCCTCATCAACGCCAACACCCTGGTCCAGCTCTCCGTGCCCGACCGGCTTCGGGGCCGGGTCATGGCCGTCTACAGCCTGGTGATGCTGGGCACGGGGCCCTTGGGCGCCTACCTTACGGGCTTCCTCTTTGAGGCCCTGGGGGGGCGGAGGGCGGCGCTCGTCCTGGGGCTGGCCCTCCTCGCCGTGGGGGCCTTCCAGCTCCTCCGCCCCTGGCCTAGGGACGCCAGTCCTCAGGCCTAG
- the mutS gene encoding DNA mismatch repair protein MutS, whose product MEGMLKGEGPGPLPPLLQQYVELRDRYPDYLLLFQVGDFYECFGEDAERLARALGLVLTHKTSKDFTTPMAGIPIRAFDAYAERLLKMGFRLAVADQVEPAEEAEGLVRREVTQLLTPGTLTQEALLPREANYLAAIATGDGWGLAFLDVSTGEFKGTLLKSKSALYDELFRHRPAEVLLAPELRENEAFVAEFRKRFPVMLSEAPFEPQGEGPLALRRAQGALLAYARATQGGALSVRPFRLYDPGAFVRLPEASLKALEVFEPLRGQDTLFGVLDETRTAPGRRLLQAWLRHPLLERGPLEARLDRVERFVREGALREGVRRLLFRLADLERLATRLELSRASPRDLAALRRSLEILPELKGLLGEEVGLPDLSGLLEELRAALVEDPPLKVSEGGLIREGYDPDLDALRRAHAEGVAYFLDLEAREKERTGIPTLKVGYNAVFGYYLEVTRPYYEKVPQEYRPVQTLKDRQRYTLPEMKERERELYRLEALIKRREEEVFLALRERARKEAEALREAARILAELDVYAALAEVAVRHGYTRPRFGERLRIRAGRHPVVERRTAFVPNDLEMAHELVLVTGPNMAGKSTFLRQTALIALLAQIGSFVPAEEAELPLFDGIYTRIGASDDLAGGKSTFMVEMEEVALVLKEATERSLVLLDEVGRGTSSLDGVAIATALAEALHERRCYTLFATHYFELTALALPRLKNLHVAAKEEEGGLVFYHQVLPGPASKSYGVEVAEMAGLPKEVVERARALLSAMAARREGALEEVLERLLALDPDRLTPLEALRFLHELKALALGLPLGSMKG is encoded by the coding sequence ATGGAAGGCATGCTCAAGGGCGAAGGCCCAGGTCCACTTCCCCCTCTTCTGCAGCAGTACGTGGAGCTCCGCGACCGCTACCCGGACTACCTCCTCCTCTTCCAGGTGGGGGACTTCTACGAGTGCTTCGGGGAGGACGCCGAGCGCCTCGCCCGCGCGCTTGGCCTCGTCCTCACCCACAAGACCAGCAAGGACTTCACCACCCCCATGGCGGGGATCCCCATAAGGGCCTTTGACGCCTACGCCGAAAGGCTTCTTAAGATGGGCTTCCGCCTGGCGGTGGCCGACCAGGTGGAGCCTGCCGAGGAGGCGGAAGGCCTGGTGCGTCGGGAGGTGACCCAGCTCCTCACCCCGGGGACCCTCACCCAGGAGGCCCTCCTCCCCCGGGAGGCCAACTACCTGGCCGCCATCGCCACCGGGGACGGGTGGGGTCTGGCCTTTCTGGACGTCTCCACGGGGGAGTTCAAGGGGACCCTCCTCAAGAGCAAAAGTGCCCTGTACGACGAGCTTTTCCGCCACCGGCCCGCCGAGGTCCTTTTGGCCCCGGAGCTACGGGAGAACGAGGCCTTCGTGGCCGAGTTCCGGAAGCGCTTTCCCGTGATGCTCTCCGAGGCCCCCTTTGAGCCCCAGGGGGAGGGTCCTTTGGCCCTGAGGCGGGCCCAGGGGGCGCTCCTTGCCTACGCCCGGGCCACCCAGGGGGGGGCCTTGAGCGTGCGCCCTTTCCGCCTCTACGACCCCGGGGCCTTCGTGCGCCTACCGGAGGCGAGCCTGAAGGCCCTCGAGGTCTTTGAACCCTTGCGGGGCCAGGACACCCTCTTTGGCGTTCTGGACGAGACGCGAACCGCCCCCGGAAGAAGGCTCCTCCAGGCCTGGCTCCGCCACCCCCTTCTGGAAAGGGGGCCCTTGGAGGCGAGGCTTGACCGGGTGGAGCGCTTCGTGCGGGAGGGGGCCCTACGCGAGGGGGTGAGGCGCCTCCTCTTCCGCCTCGCCGACCTGGAGCGCCTGGCCACGAGGCTGGAGCTTTCCCGGGCAAGCCCCAGGGACCTTGCCGCCCTAAGGCGGAGCCTGGAGATCCTCCCCGAGCTTAAGGGCCTTCTGGGGGAGGAGGTGGGGCTTCCCGACCTCTCCGGCCTTTTGGAGGAGCTTAGGGCGGCTTTGGTGGAGGACCCGCCCCTCAAGGTCTCCGAGGGGGGGCTCATCCGGGAGGGGTACGACCCGGACCTGGACGCCTTGAGGCGGGCCCACGCCGAGGGGGTGGCCTACTTCCTGGACCTCGAGGCCCGGGAGAAGGAGAGGACGGGCATCCCCACCCTCAAGGTGGGGTACAACGCCGTCTTCGGCTACTACCTGGAGGTGACCCGGCCCTACTACGAGAAGGTGCCCCAGGAGTACCGCCCCGTCCAGACCCTCAAGGACCGGCAGCGCTACACCCTGCCGGAGATGAAGGAAAGGGAGCGGGAGCTCTACCGCCTCGAGGCCCTGATCAAAAGGCGCGAGGAGGAGGTCTTCCTTGCCCTTAGGGAGCGGGCGAGGAAGGAGGCGGAGGCCCTAAGGGAGGCGGCGAGGATCCTCGCCGAGCTTGACGTCTACGCCGCCCTCGCCGAGGTGGCGGTGCGCCACGGCTACACCCGGCCCCGCTTCGGGGAAAGGCTTCGGATCAGGGCGGGGCGCCACCCGGTGGTGGAGCGCCGCACCGCCTTCGTCCCCAACGACCTGGAGATGGCCCACGAGCTCGTCCTCGTCACCGGGCCCAACATGGCGGGGAAGTCCACCTTCCTCCGCCAGACCGCCCTCATCGCCCTCCTCGCCCAGATCGGGAGCTTCGTGCCCGCCGAGGAGGCGGAGCTTCCCCTCTTTGACGGGATCTACACGAGGATCGGGGCCTCGGACGACCTCGCCGGGGGGAAGAGCACCTTCATGGTGGAGATGGAGGAGGTGGCCCTGGTGCTCAAGGAGGCCACCGAACGTAGCCTCGTCCTCCTGGACGAGGTGGGCCGGGGCACGAGCAGCCTGGACGGGGTGGCCATCGCCACCGCCCTCGCCGAGGCCCTGCACGAGCGGCGGTGCTACACCCTCTTCGCCACCCACTACTTTGAGCTCACCGCCCTCGCCCTTCCCCGGCTCAAGAACCTGCACGTGGCCGCCAAGGAGGAGGAGGGGGGGCTCGTCTTCTACCACCAGGTCCTCCCCGGGCCCGCCTCCAAGAGCTACGGGGTGGAGGTGGCGGAGATGGCGGGCCTGCCCAAGGAGGTGGTGGAGCGGGCCCGCGCCCTCCTCAGCGCCATGGCCGCGAGGCGGGAGGGCGCCCTGGAGGAGGTCTTGGAGCGCCTCCTCGCCTTAGACCCCGACCGCCTCACCCCCCTCGAGGCCCTGAGGTTCCTCCACGAGCTCAAGGCCTTGGCCCTGGGCCTCCCCCTGGGTAGCATGAAGGGGTGA
- the wecB gene encoding non-hydrolyzing UDP-N-acetylglucosamine 2-epimerase: protein MKRVVLAFGTRPEATKMAPVYLALRGIPGLKPLVLLTGQHREQLRQALSLFGIQEDRNLDVMQERQALPDLAARILPQAARALKEMGADYVLVHGDTLTTFAVAWAAFLEGIPVGHVEAGLRSGNLKEPFPEEANRRLTDVLTDLDFAPTPLAKANLLKEGKREEGILVTGQTGVDAVLLAAKLGRLPEGLPEGPYVTVTMHRRENWPLLSDLAQALKRVAEAFPHLTFVYPVHLNPVVREAVFPVLKGVRNFVLLDPLEYGSMAALMRASLLLVTDSGGLQEEGAALGVPVVVLRNVTERPEGLKAGILKLAGTDPEGVYRVVKGLLENPEELSRMRKAKNPYGDGKAGLRVARGVAWRLGLGPRPEDWRP from the coding sequence ATGAAACGCGTGGTCCTCGCCTTCGGCACGCGGCCCGAGGCCACCAAGATGGCCCCCGTGTACCTGGCCCTCAGGGGGATCCCGGGCCTGAAGCCCCTCGTCCTCCTCACGGGCCAGCACCGGGAGCAACTGCGGCAGGCCTTAAGCCTCTTCGGGATCCAAGAGGACCGAAACCTGGACGTGATGCAGGAGCGCCAGGCCCTCCCCGACCTCGCGGCCCGCATCCTCCCCCAGGCGGCCCGGGCCCTCAAGGAGATGGGGGCGGACTACGTCCTCGTCCACGGGGACACCCTCACCACCTTCGCCGTGGCCTGGGCGGCCTTTCTGGAGGGGATCCCCGTGGGCCACGTGGAGGCGGGCCTAAGGAGCGGCAACCTCAAGGAGCCCTTCCCCGAGGAGGCGAACCGCCGCCTCACCGACGTCCTCACCGACCTGGACTTCGCCCCCACCCCCCTCGCCAAGGCGAACCTCCTTAAGGAGGGGAAGCGGGAGGAGGGGATCCTGGTCACGGGCCAGACCGGGGTGGACGCGGTGCTCCTCGCCGCGAAGCTCGGTCGGCTTCCCGAGGGGCTGCCCGAAGGGCCCTACGTGACCGTGACCATGCACCGCCGGGAGAACTGGCCCCTCCTTTCCGACCTCGCCCAGGCCCTCAAAAGGGTGGCCGAGGCCTTCCCCCACCTCACCTTCGTCTACCCGGTGCACCTGAACCCTGTGGTGCGGGAGGCGGTCTTCCCGGTGCTCAAAGGGGTGAGGAACTTCGTGCTCCTGGACCCCCTGGAGTACGGCTCCATGGCCGCCCTCATGAGGGCGAGCCTCCTCCTCGTCACCGACTCCGGGGGGCTCCAGGAGGAGGGGGCGGCCCTGGGGGTGCCCGTGGTGGTCCTGAGGAACGTCACGGAGAGGCCCGAAGGGCTTAAGGCCGGGATCCTAAAGCTCGCGGGCACCGACCCCGAAGGGGTCTACCGCGTGGTGAAGGGGCTTTTGGAAAACCCGGAGGAGCTTTCCCGCATGCGGAAGGCCAAGAACCCCTACGGGGACGGAAAGGCGGGGCTCAGGGTGGCGCGAGGGGTGGCCTGGCGGCTCGGCCTCGGGCCTAGGCCTGAGGACTGGCGTCCCTAG
- a CDS encoding S1C family serine protease, whose protein sequence is MNLGRSFVGFLVLSLMAGAVLWWGVSNGQAPSSQAAKAADEGLLEYERNTVEIVERYGDGVVYVSVVTRPQSVQLPPGFEFFAPFLQVPPQRGTGSGFVIDKEGYIFTNYHVVEGADRITVKFHNDPKEYQARLVGAAPPLDVALLKVDAPKERLVPLVLGDSDQIRVGQKAIAMGNPFGLEFTVTQGIVSAIRENPGAIGDESGLVPQVIQTDAAINPGNSGGPLLNSRGEVIGINTAILTPTGQFGAAQFAGVGFALPINLVKQYLPEMRAGKILTAEEIVRSRPRLGVSIIPLSFYPERLRQQYGLPDTGLMVQEVERNSPAQKAGLKPPTRFAYIQLPTGEALQVGVDGDVLLEADGVPLTSIAQLRQVLYAKKPGEAVTLKVWRQGRTLTLRVVPQVLR, encoded by the coding sequence ATGAACCTGGGACGTTCCTTTGTGGGCTTTCTGGTGCTCTCCCTGATGGCGGGGGCGGTGCTCTGGTGGGGGGTCTCCAACGGCCAGGCCCCAAGCTCCCAGGCGGCCAAGGCCGCCGACGAGGGGCTTTTGGAGTACGAGCGGAACACCGTGGAGATCGTGGAGCGCTACGGGGACGGGGTGGTCTACGTCTCCGTGGTCACCCGGCCGCAAAGCGTCCAGCTTCCCCCGGGGTTTGAGTTCTTCGCCCCCTTCCTCCAGGTGCCGCCCCAGCGGGGCACGGGCTCGGGCTTCGTCATTGACAAGGAGGGGTACATCTTCACCAACTACCACGTGGTGGAGGGGGCGGACCGGATCACGGTGAAGTTCCACAACGACCCCAAGGAGTACCAGGCCCGGCTGGTGGGGGCGGCCCCGCCCCTGGACGTGGCCCTCCTCAAGGTGGACGCCCCCAAGGAGCGCCTGGTGCCCTTGGTCCTGGGGGACTCCGACCAGATTCGGGTGGGGCAGAAGGCCATCGCCATGGGGAACCCCTTCGGGCTGGAGTTCACCGTGACCCAGGGGATCGTCTCCGCCATCCGGGAGAACCCGGGGGCGATCGGGGACGAGTCGGGCCTCGTGCCCCAGGTGATCCAGACGGACGCCGCCATCAACCCCGGCAACTCCGGGGGGCCCCTCCTCAACTCCCGGGGCGAGGTCATCGGCATCAACACCGCCATCCTCACCCCCACGGGCCAGTTCGGCGCGGCCCAGTTCGCCGGGGTGGGGTTCGCCTTGCCCATCAACCTGGTGAAGCAGTACCTCCCCGAGATGCGGGCGGGGAAGATCCTCACCGCCGAGGAGATCGTGCGGAGCCGGCCCCGGCTTGGGGTTTCCATCATTCCCCTCTCCTTCTACCCGGAGAGGCTCCGCCAGCAGTATGGCCTCCCCGACACCGGCCTCATGGTCCAGGAGGTGGAGCGGAATAGCCCCGCCCAGAAGGCGGGCCTCAAGCCCCCCACCCGCTTTGCCTACATCCAGCTGCCCACGGGGGAGGCCCTCCAGGTGGGGGTGGACGGGGACGTGCTCCTGGAGGCGGACGGGGTGCCCCTCACCTCCATCGCCCAGCTCCGCCAGGTCCTCTACGCCAAGAAGCCCGGCGAGGCGGTGACCCTCAAGGTCTGGCGGCAAGGCCGGACCCTCACCCTCCGGGTGGTGCCCCAGGTCCTGCGGTAG
- the mutL gene encoding DNA mismatch repair endonuclease MutL, translated as MIRPLPPELRGLLARGEVLLTVKDAVRELLENALDAGARRVRVELWGGGLKRLVVEDDGEGIPLEDLPLAVEPYATSKLQDLEGIRTLGFRGQALYALRQAARLRIRSRPRGQLGGGLLLAEGERVEVRPVPAPPGTRVEVEGLFLGEGRDPKGEVRGVLELLKRYLLHHPRLALALFAEGEARLLFPGAGLEEAARLAFGRLLAKRLLPLAYGAGGLEVQGLVSRPEVSRTRPDRLFLAVNGRPVAFPEGLLRRVRRAYRELLPEGHYPVGVLNLFLPQEAFRLRLDARKEEVVLSEEVEALVEEALLALFRRENLARALPEPKPLQPLSPPTASGLPRLRFLAQFRESYLLAEAGDTLYVVDQHAAHERILYEDLLKRVAEGPKPLPRPLLVPLAPEEEALLEAGQEALAALFRWEPFGPGRVRLLMAPAFLHPYPLLLPEVFKEALRGEGRSLKALLARLACLPAVKAGHPLGEAQGQALLDALLACETPWACPHGRPVLLALKEEDLIRRFGRRSGARGGGEARPRPQEESFPEAPLPREP; from the coding sequence GTGATCCGCCCCCTCCCTCCGGAGCTTAGGGGCCTCCTCGCCCGGGGCGAGGTGCTCCTTACGGTGAAGGACGCCGTGCGGGAGCTTCTGGAAAACGCCCTGGACGCTGGGGCCAGGAGGGTGCGGGTGGAGCTTTGGGGCGGGGGGCTTAAGCGGCTTGTGGTGGAGGACGACGGGGAGGGGATCCCCCTGGAAGACCTCCCCCTCGCCGTGGAGCCCTACGCCACGAGCAAGCTCCAGGACCTTGAGGGCATCCGCACCCTGGGCTTCCGCGGCCAGGCCCTCTACGCCCTAAGGCAGGCGGCCAGGCTCAGGATCCGCTCCCGGCCTCGAGGGCAGCTCGGCGGCGGGCTCCTCCTCGCGGAAGGGGAGCGGGTGGAGGTGCGCCCCGTCCCCGCCCCCCCGGGGACCCGGGTGGAGGTGGAGGGGCTTTTCCTCGGGGAGGGGCGGGACCCCAAGGGGGAGGTCCGGGGGGTCTTGGAGCTCCTAAAGCGCTACCTCCTCCACCACCCTCGCCTCGCCCTGGCCCTTTTCGCGGAAGGGGAGGCCCGGCTCCTCTTCCCGGGGGCGGGGCTTGAGGAGGCGGCCCGCCTCGCCTTCGGCCGCCTCCTGGCCAAGCGGCTCCTTCCCCTGGCCTACGGGGCGGGGGGCCTCGAGGTCCAGGGCCTCGTCTCCCGGCCGGAGGTGAGCCGCACCCGGCCGGACCGGCTCTTCCTCGCGGTGAACGGGAGGCCGGTGGCCTTCCCCGAGGGGCTTCTCCGGCGGGTGCGCCGCGCCTACCGGGAGCTTCTGCCGGAGGGGCACTACCCCGTGGGCGTCCTGAACCTCTTCCTCCCCCAGGAGGCCTTTCGCCTGCGCCTGGACGCGAGGAAGGAGGAGGTGGTCCTTTCTGAGGAGGTGGAGGCCCTGGTGGAGGAGGCCCTCCTCGCCCTCTTCCGGCGGGAGAACCTGGCCCGGGCCCTCCCCGAGCCCAAGCCCCTCCAGCCCTTAAGCCCCCCCACGGCCTCGGGCCTGCCCCGCCTCCGCTTCCTCGCCCAGTTCCGGGAGAGCTACCTCCTCGCCGAGGCGGGGGACACCCTCTACGTGGTGGACCAGCACGCCGCCCACGAGCGCATCCTCTACGAGGACCTCCTCAAGCGGGTCGCCGAGGGGCCGAAGCCCCTCCCCCGGCCCCTCCTCGTCCCCTTGGCCCCCGAGGAGGAAGCCCTTTTGGAGGCGGGGCAGGAGGCTTTGGCGGCGCTTTTCCGCTGGGAGCCCTTCGGCCCCGGGAGGGTGCGGCTCCTCATGGCCCCCGCCTTCCTCCACCCCTACCCCCTTCTCCTCCCCGAGGTCTTCAAGGAGGCCTTGCGCGGGGAGGGGAGAAGCCTCAAGGCCCTCCTCGCCCGCCTCGCCTGCCTCCCCGCCGTCAAAGCGGGCCACCCCCTGGGAGAGGCCCAAGGCCAGGCCCTCCTGGACGCCCTCCTCGCCTGCGAGACCCCCTGGGCCTGCCCCCACGGAAGGCCCGTCCTCCTTGCCCTCAAGGAGGAGGACCTCATCCGCCGCTTCGGACGCCGCTCGGGGGCTCGGGGAGGAGGAGAAGCCCGTCCTCGTCCGCAAGAAGAAAGCTTCCCGGAAGCACCTCTACCCCGAGAACCTTAA